In Sphingopyxis sp. 113P3, one DNA window encodes the following:
- a CDS encoding YnfA family protein, producing MTAFAYIGAALAEIAGCFAFWAWLRMGKSAVWLLPGMASLALFAWLLTLVDANHAGRAYAAYGGVYIVAALLWLWAVEGARPDRWDLLGGLFCLGGAAIILFGPRGSPA from the coding sequence ATGACCGCTTTCGCTTATATCGGGGCCGCACTCGCCGAGATTGCCGGATGCTTTGCCTTCTGGGCGTGGCTGCGGATGGGCAAGTCTGCCGTCTGGCTCCTGCCCGGCATGGCCTCGCTGGCGCTCTTTGCCTGGCTTCTGACACTCGTCGATGCCAATCATGCGGGGCGCGCCTATGCCGCCTACGGCGGCGTATATATCGTGGCGGCACTTCTGTGGTTGTGGGCAGTCGAAGGTGCTCGGCCTGATCGCTGGGACCTTCTTGGCGGGCTTTTCTGCCTCGGCGGAGCCGCGATCATCCTCTTCGGCCCGCGCGGCAGTCCTGCATGA
- a CDS encoding ABC transporter permease, protein MLSIPLAVLWRIARRDLAARIRGLRLLAVCLFLGVATLAAIGSLTRGITSELEARGQTILGGDIEFGLPQREATADEMAAFRREGRVSATVRLRAMANNADGEALLSELKAVDDAYPLYGTLRLEEGARHGAPPPGRIWIGQDLASRLGLERESSVKFGEKTFVVEGIIADEPDRLGEGFTLGPVAIIGLGDLPATQLIQPGSLYESKYRIRLPTGADVKAAGKRLAAACPDAGWDITDRNNGAPGTRRFIERMGQFLSLVGLAALVIAGIGVGNGVASYLAGKRPALATLKVLGADSAAVMRIYALQILVVAAGAIVLGLAVGALAPTIITAIAGDVLPVKPGLAIYPLPLVVSAAYGLLIAVAFALPPLAAARQVPSAGLFRATVDRPARPEKRTVLAVGAALAAIVALAVGTAREPWFALGFVGAAAGLLLLLVGLGWLVRRGASRLPRPRRPLLRLALANLHRPGAATGALVVALGLGLTLFVTLAAIQTSITAEIARTVPQRAPSFFVLDVPRDNAERFRGLVTHAEPKAEINLIPALRGSITEFAGQRVDELAELPEGAWVLRGDRGLTYSAELPQGSALVGGSWWPANYQGPPLVSVEQEVARSLGLKLGDTLTVNVLGVEVQARVASLRAVEWDNFGLNYVLVFSPGSFDAAPHNMVATVAVGPAAEAALARDIPRAFPSASLVAVRDVVTQVTALLTQMSQAIAAAASIAILAGIAVLIGAIAASRERRVYDSVILKLLGATRGQILAAQGVEYGLLAGVLAILALGLGLASAWYVVTQLFDFRFAPDPAIVGLTLLGGAGLSFLIGIAGSWPLLSARPARALRSL, encoded by the coding sequence ATCTTGAGCATCCCCCTCGCGGTCCTCTGGCGGATCGCCCGCCGCGACCTTGCCGCGCGCATCCGCGGGCTCCGGCTGCTCGCGGTCTGTCTCTTCCTCGGCGTCGCAACGCTTGCCGCAATCGGCAGCCTGACCCGCGGCATCACGTCCGAGCTTGAAGCGCGCGGGCAGACGATTCTCGGCGGTGATATCGAATTTGGCCTGCCCCAGCGCGAAGCGACCGCGGACGAAATGGCCGCCTTTCGCCGCGAAGGCCGCGTCTCGGCCACTGTGCGGCTGCGCGCCATGGCGAACAATGCGGACGGCGAGGCGCTCTTGTCCGAGCTCAAAGCCGTCGACGACGCCTATCCGCTCTACGGCACGCTGCGGCTCGAGGAGGGCGCGCGCCATGGCGCGCCGCCCCCCGGGCGCATCTGGATCGGCCAGGATCTCGCCTCCCGGCTCGGCCTCGAACGCGAGTCCAGTGTGAAATTCGGCGAAAAAACATTTGTTGTGGAGGGCATCATCGCCGATGAGCCTGACCGGCTGGGCGAGGGCTTCACGCTCGGACCGGTCGCGATTATCGGGCTGGGGGACCTCCCCGCGACGCAACTGATCCAACCCGGGAGCCTTTACGAAAGCAAGTACCGCATCCGTCTGCCGACAGGTGCCGACGTCAAGGCGGCAGGCAAACGGCTCGCCGCCGCTTGTCCCGATGCCGGCTGGGACATTACCGACCGCAACAACGGCGCACCAGGCACGCGGCGCTTTATCGAGCGCATGGGCCAGTTCCTGTCACTGGTCGGGCTTGCCGCGCTCGTCATCGCGGGCATTGGGGTCGGTAACGGGGTTGCAAGTTATCTCGCGGGCAAGCGTCCGGCGCTCGCGACGCTGAAAGTCCTCGGCGCCGACAGCGCCGCTGTGATGCGCATCTATGCGCTCCAAATCCTCGTGGTTGCAGCTGGCGCCATTGTCCTTGGCCTTGCAGTGGGGGCGCTTGCGCCGACGATTATCACGGCCATTGCGGGCGATGTGTTGCCGGTGAAGCCAGGACTGGCCATCTATCCGCTGCCGCTTGTCGTCAGCGCCGCTTATGGCCTGCTGATCGCTGTCGCTTTCGCCCTTCCTCCCCTCGCAGCGGCGCGCCAGGTGCCCTCGGCAGGTCTGTTCCGCGCCACCGTCGACCGACCCGCGCGGCCCGAGAAGCGCACCGTCCTTGCGGTCGGCGCGGCGCTTGCTGCCATTGTCGCACTTGCGGTCGGTACCGCGCGCGAGCCCTGGTTCGCGCTCGGCTTTGTTGGCGCCGCGGCAGGACTTCTCCTCCTTCTTGTGGGGCTCGGCTGGCTGGTGCGACGCGGCGCGAGCAGGTTGCCGCGGCCGCGCCGTCCGCTTCTGCGTCTCGCGCTCGCCAATCTTCACCGGCCGGGCGCCGCAACGGGCGCACTCGTCGTTGCGCTGGGGCTTGGCCTCACCCTCTTCGTCACCCTCGCCGCAATCCAGACGAGCATAACGGCCGAAATCGCGCGAACCGTGCCTCAGCGTGCGCCGAGCTTTTTCGTTCTCGACGTGCCCCGCGATAATGCGGAGCGCTTTCGCGGGCTGGTGACGCACGCGGAGCCAAAGGCCGAGATCAACCTCATCCCGGCGCTGCGGGGTAGCATCACGGAATTTGCAGGCCAGCGCGTCGACGAGCTCGCGGAGCTGCCCGAGGGCGCATGGGTGCTTCGCGGCGATCGCGGCCTCACCTATAGCGCCGAGCTGCCGCAAGGAAGCGCTCTGGTCGGCGGCAGCTGGTGGCCGGCAAACTACCAGGGCCCGCCCCTGGTCAGCGTCGAGCAGGAGGTCGCCAGATCGCTGGGTCTGAAACTTGGCGATACCCTGACAGTCAATGTGCTGGGCGTGGAAGTGCAAGCAAGGGTCGCCTCCTTGCGCGCGGTCGAATGGGACAATTTCGGCCTTAACTACGTCCTCGTCTTCTCGCCGGGAAGCTTCGACGCTGCGCCGCATAATATGGTCGCAACCGTGGCGGTCGGTCCGGCGGCCGAAGCCGCGCTCGCCCGCGACATTCCGCGCGCCTTCCCCTCGGCCTCGCTCGTCGCGGTGCGCGACGTGGTGACGCAGGTGACAGCTCTTCTCACCCAGATGAGCCAGGCGATCGCCGCCGCGGCAAGCATTGCGATCCTCGCCGGCATAGCGGTTCTGATCGGCGCGATTGCGGCGAGCCGCGAGCGGCGCGTCTATGACAGCGTAATCCTGAAACTTCTCGGCGCAACGCGCGGACAGATACTCGCAGCGCAGGGAGTCGAATACGGCCTGCTCGCGGGGGTGCTTGCAATTTTGGCGCTCGGACTGGGCCTCGCCTCGGCCTGGTATGTGGTCACGCAGCTCTTCGATTTTCGCTTTGCGCCCGATCCCGCCATCGTCGGCCTGACCCTGCTTGGCGGCGCCGGCCTATCCTTTCTGATCGGTATCGCGGGAAGCTGGCCCTTGCTCTCGGCGCGCCCCGCGCGCGCACTGCGAAGCCTCTAG
- a CDS encoding sulfite exporter TauE/SafE family protein: protein MTALGEILGFAPLTLAGAAAMTFGAAYVRGLTGFGMAIILVPLLGLIIPPAQAVVLGILLQLLIGPVGIGLIHADADRQTALPIGLIAMATTPIGMAVLDVTRPDVARLLITVVAVGAFVAVLLPKQPEGHRPGRGAVVGTGVASGILTGFAAMPGPPVVPFYLRRHLEPRVARASMLLIFFLTSIAGTAAALWVGIATQRLFLIALLLFVPMWLGNRAGGRHFGRVPPHVWQAMVAVVLGIAAISAVVRLLN, encoded by the coding sequence TTGACAGCGCTGGGCGAGATACTCGGATTTGCGCCGCTGACACTTGCGGGTGCGGCGGCGATGACCTTTGGAGCCGCCTATGTGCGCGGGCTGACCGGCTTCGGGATGGCGATCATCCTCGTGCCGCTGCTGGGGCTTATCATCCCGCCCGCGCAGGCGGTGGTTCTCGGCATATTGCTGCAGTTGCTCATCGGCCCGGTGGGAATAGGACTGATCCACGCCGACGCTGACCGGCAAACCGCGCTTCCGATCGGTCTGATCGCCATGGCAACGACGCCGATCGGAATGGCGGTGCTCGACGTTACGCGCCCCGACGTCGCGCGGCTGCTGATTACGGTGGTTGCAGTCGGAGCCTTCGTTGCCGTGCTGCTGCCAAAGCAGCCCGAGGGGCACCGGCCGGGACGCGGCGCGGTGGTCGGCACCGGGGTTGCCTCGGGAATATTGACGGGCTTTGCGGCGATGCCGGGACCTCCCGTGGTGCCCTTCTATCTTCGCCGCCACCTCGAGCCGCGCGTCGCGCGCGCCTCGATGCTCCTCATCTTCTTTCTGACCTCGATCGCCGGGACGGCGGCGGCGCTGTGGGTGGGCATCGCGACGCAGCGGCTCTTCCTGATCGCCCTGCTGCTCTTCGTCCCGATGTGGCTCGGCAATCGGGCCGGGGGGCGCCATTTCGGCCGCGTGCCGCCGCATGTCTGGCAGGCGATGGTTGCGGTGGTACTGGGCATTGCTGCCATTTCGGCGGTGGTCCGGCTGCTGAACTAG
- a CDS encoding arylesterase translates to MKTAGWRSVGIYGCAIALCQPLAACGSADAPPAPREEAKADAPAALPSDAPLVIAFGDSLYAGYRLGPREGLAPQLQAQLLADGIRVRVQNAGVSGDTTAAGRQRLSFVLDNAKSKPALVVLGLGGNDMLRGIGPDQTRANLDAMLAELKRRGIPVLLTGMVAAPNLGADYAKAFNPIFPELATKYGASLYPFILDDVVTDPSLMLDDHVHPNAKGVKAIVQGLAPLVEAALPEPQ, encoded by the coding sequence ATGAAAACGGCCGGATGGCGTTCTGTCGGGATATATGGTTGCGCAATCGCGCTTTGCCAACCACTCGCCGCGTGCGGCAGCGCCGATGCGCCGCCGGCGCCGCGCGAAGAGGCGAAAGCCGACGCACCCGCAGCGCTCCCCTCCGACGCGCCGCTTGTCATAGCCTTTGGCGACAGTCTCTATGCCGGCTACCGGCTAGGGCCCAGGGAAGGCCTTGCGCCGCAGCTTCAGGCGCAGCTTCTCGCCGACGGAATTCGCGTGCGTGTCCAGAACGCCGGCGTTTCGGGCGACACCACCGCGGCAGGACGACAGCGCCTCTCCTTCGTCCTCGACAATGCGAAATCCAAACCTGCGCTCGTGGTGCTGGGGCTCGGCGGCAACGACATGCTGCGCGGTATCGGTCCCGACCAGACGCGCGCCAATCTCGACGCCATGCTCGCCGAGCTTAAACGGCGCGGCATTCCGGTGCTGTTGACCGGAATGGTTGCGGCGCCCAACCTAGGGGCCGACTACGCCAAGGCGTTCAACCCGATCTTCCCCGAGCTCGCGACGAAATATGGGGCGAGCCTCTATCCCTTCATCCTCGACGATGTGGTCACCGACCCGTCGCTGATGCTCGACGACCATGTTCATCCCAATGCCAAGGGGGTGAAGGCGATCGTGCAGGGGCTCGCACCGCTGGTCGAAGCGGCGCTGCCGGAGCCCCAATAG
- a CDS encoding ABC transporter ATP-binding protein, whose amino-acid sequence MPDAPRLQTSLAPELAIAAHNVTLTLGSDKAPVEILRGVDFEVEAGTSVALLGPSGSGKSSLMAVLAGLERANGGSIRVAGLDFTAMDEDELARARRGRIGIVLQAFHLLPTMTALENVAVPLELAGVADPFRRARAELEAVGLGHRLTHYPAQLSGGEQQRVAIARAMASEPEIIFADEPTGNLDTATGHSIIELIFSRRAALGATLLIITHDPELAEHCDRVITMHDGRIEERAA is encoded by the coding sequence TTGCCCGACGCTCCCCGACTCCAGACCTCTCTGGCGCCAGAGCTGGCGATCGCCGCCCATAATGTGACGCTGACGCTCGGGAGCGACAAGGCCCCCGTCGAAATATTGCGCGGCGTGGATTTCGAGGTCGAGGCCGGCACGTCGGTCGCGCTGCTCGGGCCATCGGGGTCCGGCAAAAGCTCGCTGATGGCGGTTCTTGCCGGGCTCGAACGCGCAAACGGTGGCAGCATCCGCGTTGCAGGCCTCGATTTCACGGCGATGGACGAGGATGAGCTTGCTCGGGCGAGGCGCGGACGGATCGGTATCGTGCTCCAGGCCTTTCACCTGCTGCCGACGATGACGGCTCTGGAAAATGTTGCAGTACCGCTCGAACTTGCGGGCGTGGCCGACCCCTTTCGCCGCGCACGGGCCGAACTGGAGGCCGTGGGTCTTGGGCATCGGCTGACCCATTATCCCGCGCAGCTATCAGGAGGTGAGCAGCAGCGCGTGGCCATTGCGCGCGCTATGGCGAGCGAACCTGAGATTATTTTTGCCGACGAACCGACTGGGAATCTCGACACCGCGACTGGCCACTCCATCATCGAATTGATCTTTTCCCGCCGCGCCGCCCTGGGCGCGACGCTCCTCATCATCACCCACGACCCCGAGCTTGCCGAACACTGCGACCGTGTAATCACGATGCATGACGGGCGGATCGAGGAGCGCGCGGCTTGA
- a CDS encoding MOSC domain-containing protein, with the protein MSITIDTVLTGKARRFGDKGEASAIAKIPVTGPRRVGFLGIEGDEQADLSVHGGPDKAIHHYPRDHYPFWREKLADHALLAAPGAFGENISTSGLTEEIVCIGDRFRLGSALVEISQGRQPCWKLGHRFGVASVPATVVSSGRSGWYYRVIEEGTVAEGDALERVESSLPDWTVARVFALLIGGAGKREPDALRRLAETEALAASWRARAEKLLA; encoded by the coding sequence ATGAGTATCACCATCGACACGGTCCTGACCGGAAAAGCACGGCGCTTCGGCGACAAGGGCGAAGCGAGCGCAATTGCCAAAATCCCCGTTACGGGGCCGAGGCGCGTCGGTTTCCTCGGCATCGAGGGCGATGAGCAGGCTGACCTTTCGGTCCACGGCGGCCCGGACAAGGCAATCCATCACTATCCGCGCGATCATTATCCCTTCTGGCGCGAAAAGCTCGCCGACCATGCACTTCTCGCCGCGCCGGGCGCGTTTGGGGAGAATATCTCGACGAGCGGCCTCACCGAAGAAATTGTCTGCATCGGTGACCGGTTCCGACTCGGCAGCGCGCTGGTCGAGATCAGCCAGGGACGCCAGCCCTGCTGGAAGCTCGGGCACCGTTTCGGCGTCGCCAGTGTTCCCGCGACGGTGGTGAGCAGTGGGCGCAGCGGCTGGTATTACCGCGTGATCGAAGAAGGCACGGTCGCCGAGGGCGATGCGCTCGAGCGTGTCGAGAGCTCACTGCCCGACTGGACCGTCGCGCGCGTGTTTGCCCTGCTGATCGGAGGCGCTGGAAAACGCGAGCCCGACGCCCTGCGCAGGCTCGCCGAGACGGAGGCGCTCGCGGCCAGCTGGCGGGCGCGAGCGGAGAAACTTCTCGCCTAG